Genomic segment of Vicia villosa cultivar HV-30 ecotype Madison, WI unplaced genomic scaffold, Vvil1.0 ctg.000045F_1_1_1, whole genome shotgun sequence:
TATAATTAGgggaaaaataaatataataaattaatctagtttaatataaaaaaattgatttatacTATTAATATAAGTTGAATAAACTCAATAAagcataaaatttataaaatgaattACATTATGCAAGGTCTTACTTATTATGCtcttataaaaaaacaattacacTAATGCAACTTACAAAACTCCTCCAGTACATGCATATATAATGGGGAGCATGTGTCCTAGTCCTACTGTTCGATCATCCGTGCTACCAAAATATGTACAAACTTCtaccctaattttttattttggcaaaatattttttttcgcaTGTGGTCATTTTGAtcccttaattttaaaaagttttataTTGATTTCTTAAATCTTTAAAATGAGTCATTTTAATCCTTTAATACTTTTTGAAGAATTAAGGGGccaatataaaatattttgaaattaaggaATCAAAATGAACCCTGAAATTAACatacaagataaaaaaaaaatactttgccttttatttttaccTTCCAACACTAGGATTGCATTGCTTCTCATATATTGACAGAAGCTTGTGAATTAGAACATCACACTCTAAACTTTGAGTTTTCTCCACCTGCAGAAAAcattacataaaataatttaaataactaaatttATGTCAAACCAAAATCATTAATTTAATATTAGTAACTAACATTTGTTCCTTTTtaataagtattattttatccaTGTTTACttctttaatatattatatttaaatataactttgtatttaggggcaatattgaatttttgaataaaaaaaactaaaaaagctTATATTTAAAGTCAATTTGTAATATTATTAAACGTACCTGAAAATGCAAGTTGTAGAAGAGTCTCCCTccaaatgttttagaacaagaaGAATTTAGTAGAACAAGTCCATTATTTTCCAAACACAACAAGATCTCAGATAATGGAATCTTGTAAGCCTCATAAGATGCAATATGAATAGCAAGCTCATTATCATTAAACCTACTTGTTGAAACAACAAAAGAAGAATcataattaggattaattttCCTTTGTGATTCTTTGTTCACCGCATATTCTTGCCTAGAAACTCTTGATAGAAGCTCTTCTTTTTTCTTAGTTAATCCTTCCACCTGCTTTTGTAATTCTGGTATGTATTTTAAGACTCTTGAAATTGTTACTGGAATGCTCATTTTTTTCTGCATCATCACAATGGAATAAAATATCTATTAatgacaaattttaatatttttatattgacATGATTCCATTCATATTATGAATACAGCACTTTCATTTTATAATAATTGTGACATACTTCCAAAATATTATGAAACAAATAGTACGAACTAAAACACCATATTTTAAAATTAGTTGCTAAAGAAATTAGAAATAGCCATcaaaaaatatgattaaaaaaatttataaatgatCTTATATCTAAATAATATACCATTATATCTAGGGTTTTAAAAAATTGCTCGCGGTCGCGATTTCGTTCAGTACAAATATTACGACACTGATTATGGTTGTCGTGGTATAAATTTACCACAGTTTATTGTTCGATATAGGAAATGGTGGGATGTATTGATGTGTTTAAGGTATattcttatgcacggtgcataaatactcaaatagCAGAATCGGTATTGGCATCTGCCAAAACCATTTTGTCGCTTTTTTAAAACCCTTATACCAATTTAAAGAAAGTTTGAAGGAGAGAGATGAAATATTACCGTTTGATCTTCAGCTGGAAGAAGTGAACGAAGTGAAGAAATCAAGTTATTGACCTTCTTACGGCGATTACGTTCGCTGGCATTGTGGTTAAGCTTCTTCAACATAAGCTTAGGGGTCGGGGATGGTGATGGCGTTCCAATCTCAATATGTTGTTGCTTCGGTGAAGAGAATAGATGATATTGCGGTAAAGAGGAAACAAAGTTCTTCTCCTTAGGGACAATATTTAAGGACTCTATAGGCTCTATCTCCTCTAAGTTCCATCCCATGTTTGAGTAAGAGAAGTGAGGAAGATAGAATGCAACCATGATGTTGAATTGTTAGATTCAAACGGTTTTCTTAATGAGTGGCTTAGAGGTTATACAGACATATATGCAAGCTGTCTCTTATAGAAGTGTCATGTTTATCCGTATTAATGAATGAACAAGTGGTTAGatttgctttattattatgtttttatgTTCCTAATCTATTGGATACAACTGTAAGGGGTATTTAATATAGGAGAATTTCTTAACTTTTCCTCTATGCATCTCTCACGCATCACCTAATTGACAAAACTGTCATcactcttccgtagatgtatctttggaagtacctttttttttttttttaaaatagttttttccgtagattttcccaattaattggaaaaatcataatgTTCCGTACATATATATCTACgaagatttcatgaacttaattaatttgagattttcccaattaattgagaaattaatttgagattttctcaattaattggaaaaatttcTAAATTTTACTATGTTTTAACAATTACATAGATGTCATCAAacttaattaatttagaattttctcaattaattgtgTAAATCTCCAATTAAATTAcaaattaatttagaaaataccaaattctcaattaattgagaaaaatcTTTACGGAAATGTTTGATGGGGTTTGATTAATTAGAAAAATCTCAAATTCttaattaattgagaaaaatcTTCCGTAGTTACATCTACGAAAAGGTTTGATGGATTTTGTCAATAGAGTATttcgtagatccatctacggaacttgggattttcctaattaattgggaaaattccaagttttattatgttttatacgctttgtagatccatctacggaaggaagcaaatttttttcaaaataagggATGTTTttcggatgtgcatctacggaagcagagGGCAAAATTGAAATTTTGCGTGGTGTATAAGAGACCTATGGAGTTGGATGAGAAACTTTCTAATATAGATTCGGTTTAAAGATGGAATAATTTTGtggtaaattttttatttaaatgcaaTTTTGACCTCAAGTTTCTTAAATATACAATTTTGACCCTCTTATATATTTTTTGGTGCTATTTTAGCACACAAGTTTATTCCTTTTTAACTATTTAGTCTTTTTTTTTTGCGCTATTTTAGCACACACGTTTATCCTTATTTACCATTTAATGTTGTTCTAGGTCTGTTACATAGCCGAAAGAGAAAGCTTATATCTGATTTAAAATTGGACCACCTCAACTAACCTTCATGTATATAAAGGATCCATGCAGATAAATGTATGATTTTAAATTTATTCATATACACACATTATTTCTCATTCTTTTACTTAATTTAACGTTAGAGTGATAATCTTGCGCGTCAGCCCCCTCTATTATACCAGAAACTCGCTCCAACGTACCAAGGCTCAACTTCACTCGTCACCAGACAACTTAGTTTCCACACTGGAGCAATCTATGAGAATCGAGTTCTAATTCCTATGAATTTCCACAAACCACACCCATATGATTTAAATTGATTTGGATTTGTATAATCTTTTATCAATTATTTCTTAACATATATTTGCTATAAGATATAAATCATAAGCAGCAAATCTCCAGGGAAACTACCAAAAACGCGCCACGAACACACATAAAAACTTGGCCTTCATACTGGGTCAGATGATGCTCACATGCTGCTACATCTTGTCTCACATTTACATATTCACCAAAAAAACATCTTGTACTTCCCATGTTGTTTTACCTAATGAAGTCAATCAAAAGGAGCAACATCAAAGACGGaggaaataatcaaaataattaaacgaACTAGTTCAATTACTCAATGATAAAGGTATAAGTTCAAGCATTGAAGAATCAACAACTTTATCAATCTCCGATCAATCAATCCCATTGCTTCCTTCAAATGAATATAATTAGTTATTGAATGATTTTTGAAAGATTCAACATCAAATTAATGAACCTCATTTCTAAGagggtgtgaagaagaaatatcGTCTAGGAGATTCTTTGAAATAATAAGAGAAGACGAAGCACTTACGAATAAAAAAGAATTAACCTCAGTGAGAAATATAAAAGAATCCTCTTCAAACGAAAAAAAATTGACGTCTGCTTAAAGGCGACCTATGAGGAATATGATTATGAGGCAGTAATACACTTACATAAAACCCTAGAAAAATTTACCAAAGGGGAATAAAACCTTGGCTTTATCATATCAAGTCAAAGGCCCCTTAAATAAACATGATTTAGGATTCAAAACAGATAGGATACCTAGTAAAGGTTTAAATCATAAGAAAAATAATCGTCTAGTTTATAAATGCACTCACTACAAGAGACTTGGCCACTTAGAGCtcttatattttgaaaaattgaaaaggTCTAAAGGTAATAACCATAGAATTTTGGAAAAACTAACGCACCTAGACCCAAAAAAATCCGGGTACCAAAGGTGAACCCTTaacatgttttgcaggtacgCTTTTAAGTTCGATGTCTTGGCAAATATTGAATGAAGTTGTGCAAATAAAAAGATATACTCTTAAGTATACAATGGAATAATACGTACCTTAGAAGTTCATGAAATCTTTTGAAGGTTTGCATGCTGAAAGAGAGTCTTTTCATATACGTCATCTTCTTTTGAGAAGAGATTGAGTTCTTAAATAGCCATAATGCAGTCTATGTTCAGGAGCTTCAGAACCAATTACTCATAGTGTCACGAGCTTTATTTGTGATTCAACATCTTTTGGATAAGCATCTTTTGAGTCTTTGTCATCTTGTTCTTCTGTAGCTACTTCCTCACTTACAGCGACCAAGTTCAACCGTTTCGGAGCCTATGATTTTTCAATTCTAATCATCTCCGAAACCCCACGATGTCCTCAAGCTTAAGTTCTAGGCTTTGGAACATATGCCTTCTTTCCGCTAAGTGTTGCAAGCAACCAGAGTCCAGTTACCATGACTGGTGTTTCAGCTGCGCTTCTAAGaatatctgcaacataaattatctctttgttaggtacccataatttcttgggtcctctCTTGTTAGTTCACCCAGGGTCCTTAACAACTTTGGGTTTAACAACAAAATAATCATACTTAATGGAATTAAAATGATAAGGTTTAGCCAAAGGTTTTGCCTTAGATTTAGAAGCatatttctccttttcttttcctttatctTGAGGCACAAGCCCAGCAGAGACAAAATGGGAGTGAAGAGTATTCGGTTTGTCTTCCTTATCAGAATTGGATTTTTCATAGAAGTTATAGCCAATACCATTTGTCCCATTTCTGCTCACGCCATAGAACATAGAAGCCATCATGCTTCTCCATATGGACTTAACTGAGTCCCTATTTGTGATCTTCCCATAATAAATATAAGAAATAGATTTCCTTTGTGATGATTCTTATATTGCTTCTTTTATTGATTAGTCATAGTTTTCCTTTCAAGCTACTTTTCATTTACATCTGTGGGATGTTCATAGCCACTACTACCATATTCCAAAGATCAACACCATGACCTAAGAGAAACTTTCTAGTTTatatttccaatattcaaaattttcaccatctttGATGGTAGGTTTAGAGTTTTAGTTATCATTAGAAAATGGAGCAGGATGTGGTGTAGTAAGATCAACCATAGTGTTTCTAAAACTCGTATGGATATTCATATGACACGGTTAAATGTATAAAACTAGAACCAGAGccctgatgccaattgaaggtgcaagaaacacaagaaagggggattTAAATTGGGTTAcaccaaatataatcttttcGCAACACAACCACAAAGCTAACATATGAATGAAAAGGatgaacaaaattatttttatcctggttaactgttaacgaagttactccagtccaacctccaaggtgatttcgccttatcaacaaggacttaatccactataatccaactgattacagaCAACAACAATAAGCTTATGATCAACCTTGTTGACAACCCCAACAAGTTCAGCTGATCCTTATCGTGAAACCACTATGACCACAACCAAATTCTTCTTGAGAATTCTGACTATCACTTAGTCCCCCTAGGCATCTAACATCCAACattgattacaagtgtgtataCAAAGATGCTTCTAATAAGCAGATTACACGATGTTTAAGTATAGAaacacaaaagtgttgaaagGAAGATACGTACAAAATTCTTTactaaaaatacaaaactatacaaagaataTCTGAACAAAGTTTGTATAGTGCTCTGGTGTAGATTTGTAATTCATAGTATTCAAATTCTTCTGAGGCTTCCTTTATAGAGAAGGATATATCCGTTGGAGGGTAGAAGAGGAAATACAAATCCAGCTGTCAATTCACCAACGGTCATGGTGGGAATAGTAGATAAAAAGTACAGTTAGGATTGTCCTTACGCCACCTGTAAGAGTAGATGTCACAATTTACGTTTGTACTTTTATGCTCACCATCACATGCAAGCTATTTTTGATCTTCTAAGTCTTCAGAGGCTTGTGATGTAAGTTGATTGAAGCATGTTATAGAAGGATCAAACTTGAGTCTTCAGAAACCTAAGTCTTTGAGTCTTCAAAACTTGATCGGCAAAACCTTGTCTTCAAAGTCTTTAGCATTTGGTCTTCATAATTGACGTCTCCaaatcttcagaacttgttctaAAGTACcttgttttcaaaattttcaaaacatgGGACATTGAAGTAAAGCTTTAGAAGGCCTATAAAGCTTCCTTATAAAAGTCACGACCAGAAGCTCTTATACTAACATTCCTTAAAACTGTTGGAGAAGTAGCATTCCAGAATCTTGACTTCCATTGTAACACAACACAAGCATTCTTCTAGAATGTTAAGTTTAGAACCTGATGATATCTGACGCCTTCTTACCAGAGTCAgaacctgcaaaaaaaaaagctACATACTAGAAATAAACTATTAGTGTAACAATTGTTctttaagataacatgtaaagttGTCATCAAAACTTAAGGCCAGATGCAAAACCAATCTTGTTTTTACAACATACAGGGGGTAGAAGTAGAAAATACCCATATATCATGCCAAAAACTATTCTTTTCCCATACATAACCCTAATTCCATAACATAAGGAATAACAGTCATACGCCTGATCTAAAGGAGCCCCTAAAATAGAAACACCTCTCCACCAATTAGACATTCTTTTAAGGCTACAATTCCTACCTCCCAAAGGGGATCCAAAACTCTCTAAACCATACCTCTCCTTATTAATGTCTCTCCAAAGTGAAGGCAAGCCCAAAAGAATCATCCACCTCCGCTTATTGAAAAAGGCAAGATTAATAATCCTAAGGAATTTCACCCTAACACACCTGCCCTCTTAGCTTTACTCACATCCTTCAACTTTACTTGTGCAACCTATGTGCTTGCAGGTATGAAGACTACAATAACAAATTAACTTGATTTTGATGTTGATAACACTATTAAGAGGAGTCTTCATCAGTCTTGTTGTTCAAGCATATGTTTTCTTAAGTGATGGTGATTAACAAATTAATAATCAAATGATGGTTCTTGTTATGTTACTCAAGTTATGGTGTTTGATGTATATACTCAAGTCATGATGTTTGGTATGTTACTCAAGTGATGTTTCTAACGTGTTTGCTTAAGTGATTGTGCATGACAAGTTTTTTATCAAGTGATGATGCTTGGTATGTTACTTAAGTGATGGTTCTTGATGTGTTTTCTCACGTGGTGGTGTTTGACAAGTTTTTTATTAGGTGATGGTGCTTGACAAGTTATTTATaaagtgatggtgcttggatggtTAAACTCTCAACTCTCAAATGATGGTAATTACCAAGGagatatctcaagcctcatcaaGAAGACTCAAGGATATTTCATGATgctaaagtcaaagataatgATGCTAATGTGAAAGCTTGCTTAATTATGTATGTTTGAGTGATCAGTGTCTTGTAACAACACAGTGTCTTGGAAACATTATGGTTAAGtcacacacgcacacacataAAAGTATTGAGAAACCTTTCAtgctataaaaaaaaatcaccaaaaaagtTATTCTCGGAGCCTAGCATGCTAATTAGAGGATTGTCTATTTGATTAGGAGAATTTTTATAACTATCCAACCGATTATGTTTTTGACCTAATTGATTAAATGATACTCTCTTAATGATTAGTAATAACTCTCTATTAAAACCTTCCATTTTGGAACTTAATAATCAATTTATCGAGGTATCTAATTGATTAGGCTAACCGAATAGATGAATTAGTTTTCGCCAAAAAACTTCCAAATTTATACCatcctttggcctataaatagagagtctCTCTATCAATTTTCACATCTACAAAATGTGAGATACCTCAGTTTTTGTCTCTCCGAATGTCTCTCTAAATTATTTCTCCTTCTCTCACATATCTTTAGCCATATGTAAAAGCTCAGTAGGTTCAAGATCAACTTGTTAAATTTCTCTGTTTGGTTAGGGTCAACCCGTGTAAAACCTCGGTTCAGTTTCAAAGATAAAAAACTCAAAACTGCTACTTAGATTGCTTAGTTTTCTTAGAGACTAACCGCTTGAAGCTTTGTTCATTGTTTGGGCGAGAAGATTAAACGCTTCACTCCTCTGTTcgttgtttggttggaagttagcttgaaacttcattttcttgTATAAGGGAGTTCGTAGGCTTAACCTTCTAAAAGATCTCAATCATTATTGGATACTCTTAAGATCAGATCTTGTGATGAGGATTAGGTCACTTCTTTAAGACCGAACCATTATAAATCTCTAATGTTATCTCTCTTCTCTAACTcttttattttcctcttaatttatttttttatgcttAATTAAACAATGTTTTTTAACTGTgatttagaaaatgattttgttttaaaatatcattttccAAACCTCCACAATCCCCCCACCTCTCTTATGTATGGAGTCTCATGTTCAACAAAATTTACTTTAAGGCCCGAGAAAAGCTTGAAACTTCTTAGAACCACCGCAATAATCACAAGATTCTCAATTGATGGTATCCCCACCAGTATTGTATCATTGACATACTAGATTGATAAACCTCAAGCCCTTCCGACCCATCTTGAATCCTTGAAAAACATCAATCAAAACCGTATTTTTCAAAGGAGAGCTAAGACCTTCCACCATCAGAAGGAAAATAAAAAGGGCCAATAGATCTCCTTGCTTCACAACCTTTTGAATACAAATCTCTTCCATTAGACACCCATTCACCAAAACTGAGAGGCTATGCGAAAAAGCACTTACACGCATCCAAGCCTTCCAACAATCATCAAAACCAAACCTTTGTACCATATAATTAAGAAAATACCAACTGACAGATTCACATGATTTCTTTAAATCCACTTTAAACATAAAAAACTCACTTAGACACCTTAGAAAAGAACAAAACTTCATTAAGAACAACCATTCCATCCACCAACTGCATCCCCTTTAGAAAATTTGGTTGCTCTAGGGAGATAAGCTTCCCCATAAACCTTGCCAATCTGGAACCAACACTTTACCCACTAACTTATATAAAGAGGCAAGCAGGTAAATAGGTATAAAATTTCCTAGATTAGAAGGGCATTCCACTTTTGAGACACGAGTGACAAAAAAGGATGTCAGACTCTTGTGCAACACCACATTTTGAATGAATTACTTAAACATCATAAAACCATTATCCTTGATTAATCCCTAGAACTTCttattgaaataaaattaaaaccatCAGGCTCAGTTCTTTTTGTCCGTTCTTCTATCTCAAGAGGCAAGAACCTGGTTGAAAGGGACTCAACCTCAACCAAGGAAATAGTAAGAAGAGAAACCTCATCAAGATTGTCCTAACAACCTTTGAATTGGAAAAAAGCTCTTGAAAAAACCTAGTAATCTCCACTATAACCTTATAATCCATATCCAACAAAATTCTCCAACACGGAGCAGAATCAAATTATTCCTTCTATTCATCCGCCTAGCTAACATAATTGTGAAGAAATAAACCCAATTAGTGTCCCCCTCTTTCAAATAAGCCAATCTAGGCCTCTGGAAAACCTGAGAATCACGAAACTAGATTATGTCCTACAAATCTAGACGCACTCTTAATCTACTACCCAACTCCTCCTAGGAAAGAGATGCAAACTCAACTTTCAGCTCAAACTCTTGAAGTTTTACCGAACAAACCTTTATCTTAAAATTCAAGTTGTCAAACACCTCCTTGTTCCAAATCTTAAATGTCTCTCTAAGATATCTCAAGTCATCCTTCAAGTTACACATCATCCAACCATAAAGAACCTCCAACCTCCAGGATTCACAGTCCACCATCTCAAAATTAGCATCCCCTAACCAGAAATTGTTAAACATAAAGGCTTAGCACCCCACAACTGAGAAGAGTACTTCAAAAAAATTGGACAATGGTTGGAGACCTCTCAAGATAAGGCCTACAAACTATCTTGGCCCTACTCCTCTTCCCACCCAGTCGATAAAAGAACCTGATCCTACCAGCATAGGTAATTCCATCAGCACCATTTACTCAATAAAAGCTCTAAACTCTAGGGACTCCGCACGGACTGAATCTTGTTCCCCCATAGAAATGTTAGAAATtcgggtatgataatcctggataacttcgaagaaccgtgttcgtacactttccgaacaaagtatttcgaccctattcttgcccGGGTTCACAAAATCTTtgtggggataattctcgaagaataATCTGTTTCTGGCAAAAGAAAACTGATCAGGAATGTAGAGAGAAAGTATGGCTTTTCGTAACCCAAaatcgaggccaaatgactccttatataggagatcaataaCATAAACCGAAAAGACACAACTATTCAGAAAAACGGTCATGTGGATTGGGAAAGGGTTCAACTGTTCAGAAAAATTTTCGAACGGGGCGCTTCCCCTTAC
This window contains:
- the LOC131622906 gene encoding transcription factor ORG2-like; the protein is MVAFYLPHFSYSNMGWNLEEIEPIESLNIVPKEKNFVSSLPQYHLFSSPKQQHIEIGTPSPSPTPKLMLKKLNHNASERNRRKKVNNLISSLRSLLPAEDQTKKMSIPVTISRVLKYIPELQKQVEGLTKKKEELLSRVSRQEYAVNKESQRKINPNYDSSFVVSTSRFNDNELAIHIASYEAYKIPLSEILLCLENNGLVLLNSSCSKTFGGRLFYNLHFQVEKTQSLECDVLIHKLLSIYEKQCNPSVGR